A single genomic interval of Macaca nemestrina isolate mMacNem1 chromosome 14, mMacNem.hap1, whole genome shotgun sequence harbors:
- the LOC105487088 gene encoding testis-expressed protein 53, translated as MGSKIFCCCHKTSEGSSTTAGFHNPRMFQQHHPRSFNLNTNSLHSAAPNRHPRLPHDKRVMLKACTLRRP; from the exons ATGGGGTCCAAGATCTTCTGTTGTTGCCACAAGACCAGCGAGGGGTCTTCTACCACTGCTGGCTTCCACAATCCAAGAATGTTTCAACAGCATCATCCACGGTCCTTTA ATCTGAACACAAATTCTCTCCACAGTGCTGCACCAAACAGACATCCACGCCTCCCCCATGACAAACGCGTGATGCTCAAGGCGTGCACCCTCAGGAGGCCATGA